The genomic segment CTGCCCGGCTTTTCCCTCACCCCCAAACCCGCGTAGAAACACTTAGGCTGCGCAGGGTTACGCGGCATCGGGTGGTTTTTTGGGGGGGGAGAGCGCGCCGCTCGCGATGAGAGCCGGCGAAGAAAACCGCGCGCGAAACTTGGCCCGGGCGACAGACTTCTGGCTTAGGGGGGGCATGAAGCTACCGCTCATCGCCTGCTGTGCCGCATCTCTGTTGATCGTTGCTTGTGGGGGGGCGGCGACGCCCGCGCCCGAGGCTCCTAGCACCGATGCAGCAGGCGCCGCGGAGGAAGTCGCTCCGGAGACTCCGAGCGAAGACGCGATGCCGGCGGCCGACGCAGAGCCAGAGGCTCGAACGATGCAAGTAGGTGACTACTACGTGCAACGCTTCACCGGCACGTTCACCAAGGAGCCGATGACGCTGACGGAGCGGGTCATTGCGCGTGAGAAGCACGCCTTCGTCGTTGATTTTCGCCTGGAGCAAGGCAAACACGCGTCGACACTACGTCTCCGCGTGGATTCGAAGGACCCTCGCCGTATTCTTCAGGTGAGTGAGCTGAACGGCGAAAAGGAGTCTCCAGCGACCCTGGCTGCCTACGAGGCGCTGATGGCGCGCACCATGTTCGCTCCCGATGAGAATGAGGAGCAAGTGGCCAGCGAGAAGACGACCTGTATGCTGGGCGACGAGTCTGTCGACTGCCAGCGGACGGAGTACCGCGTACGCATCGGTGAGAAGTCCGCGAAGCTCAGCGTGACCACGAGCAAGTCGGCGCATGGGCGCGACCTGGGGGGCGAGGTGATGACCGAAGACGGCAAGCTGGTGTACCGCGCCCAGTTGATCGAGATGGGCCACGACACGAGCAGCTCCGACGTCGCGAGCCGCTGAGTTCACAGCCAGCTTCATTTGGCGAGGCGCCAGCACGTTGTGCTGAGCGCCTCGTTTGCGTTGGGGCTCCGGTGTAGGTGAATTCAGGGTCCATTCAAGGTGCGCTCAAGCTTCGCCTTTCGGCTTTCGCTAGCCTGGGGACATGACTCGTGGGCTTGGCCTAGGGCTGTTGGCGCTGTGTTTTGCGCTGGGCGGCTGCGATGGCGACGACACCAAGAAGAACGCAAAGAACGGCGGAGCCGGCGGTGGCATGGGGGTCGCAGGCGGCGAAACCGGTGGCAGCGCTGGAGTTGCCGGGCAGCCATCGGGAGGCACCGGGGGCATGGCAGGCAGCGGCGGGATGCCTAGTGGCGGCACCGGCGGTGCGGTCACCGGGGGCACCGGAGGTGTGGCAGGTACCGGCGGAGAGCCAGTCGTTCCTGGGGCGCCTGGGATGGGCATGACGAGCGCCGGCGCGCAGGTGTCCTCCCCGAACTACTCCGGAGTTGTGGTCCTCGGCGAAGCGCCCGGCGGCAACCGCGTGATGTCCAGCGCATCCTATCAGCTTCGCATGGGCCTGGTTGGCGCGACTCAGTGACGCGCACTTGATTCCGCGTGGCAATAAAGTACTCGACTTAGTGAAGGCAAAAGGAAGACTGCAATGAAACCCAAGCATTGTCTCGGCGCGTTGGCGCTTACGGGCGCCCTCGGCTTCAGCTCCATGGCGTCGGCTCAGGTTCCGATCGACTTGCTGACTCAGCAAGGACGCTTGTTCGACTCCGCTGGCGCGCCGATCAACGACACCCTGGACTTTACCTTCACCTTCTACGCTGACTCGGACGGCCTGACGCCGCTTTGGACCGAGACTCAGAGCGTAGCGCTGAGCGACGGCTTTTTCTCCGTGCAGCTTGGTAGCGTGACGCCTTTCCCAGCAGGGCTCTTCGATGGATCACTGATGTACCTCGGGGTGCAGGTTGGGAGTGACGCAGAAATGACGCCGCGACAGCCGGTGACCAGTGTGCCCTATGCATTGACGTGCGGAAATGCGATTGGCGACATCACCCCCCACACTGTGAGCGTCGGCGGGGGACTCGTGATCAACGAGTTTGGAGAGTGGGTGGGGCCGAGCAGCGGCTTGGTCGGTCCGACGGGGCCGATGGGGGCCACCGGGCCGGCTGGCGCCGCAGGACCGATGGGTCCGGCTGGACCGACCGGTACTGCGGGTTCAATGGGACCCACCGGCGCAATGGGACCCACCGGCGCAATGGGACCCACCGGCGCAATGGGACCCACCGGCGCAATGGGACCCACCGGCGCAATGGGACCCACCGGTGCGCGTGGCGCCACTGGGCCCATCGGAGCGCAGGGTCCAGCGGGAGCTCAAGGACCTGCAGGGCCAACGGGAGCGACCGGAGCCACCGGGGCCCGGGGTGCGACGGGCCCAGCTGGCCCGGCGGGAGCTCAGGGGCCTGCCGGAGCGATCGGCCCAACGGGTCCGCGAGGATTGCAGGGGCTCCAGGGACCGGCGGGAGCGACCGGGCCCCAGGGGCTACAGGGCCTGCAAGGCATCCAGGGGCCAACCGGGCCACGAGGCTTCCAGGGGCTCCAAGGCGTTCAGGGACCTCAGGGCATCATCGACATGGGCAGCGTGGAGGGTCCCATGACCCTCAGTAATCCCCAGAGGTTCGGACACGCCGTGTGGATCATGGCGCTCGGGAGCTTTTCGCTCACGGACCGGCAAGGGGTCTCAGTGAATATCCTTGCGGCAATGCGTCCGGATGCGCAGCAGAGCGTGGTCACCGGGGAGTTGTATCCGTGCTACCGCCCAAGGGGAGGCGGCTCGGCGACGCGCTTCGGCGTCTACAACTTGAACCAAGGAACTGCGCTCACCACTATTTCGACGACGGGTGTGCTGAAACTGGGCGTTGACGCCGACGTGGATGTGGGGATCTGCGGTGGCGCCTTCTCGGCGGATCTCGCCGTGTGGGTGGTGTACGCCGGTGGCAGTTACACCGTCTTCAACGCGCCTTAGGTTTCAGCCAGTAAAAGCCTAGCTCCACCGTGGCGACTCGGTCCGCGCCGAGTCGCCACGGAATCGCTTCGTGCTGGGCCGGCGTGAGCTCGAAGGTCTCCACCGGGACGAAGTCGAATCGCTGCCGTAGCGCTTCGAGCTCGCTGCGGTTCAAGCTCTCGGGCACCACTCCTGAGTCCATTTCCGTGCGAAAAAAACTGCGCTGGGAGACTCCCACGTAGACCAACGTCTGGGAGACGTCGTCGAGCGACTTCTTTCCTTCATCTCCTTCGTCGAGTCGCACCGGGTGCTTTGGTTCGCGTCCGAGCCTGTGTTCGCTTGCCAGGTATTCACCGACCGGGAATTGCAGCTCCAGCGGGTCGCCTTGCGGTTTCGCGTCGCCCTCCATCGGTTGGATGCGAGACGGCAACAGCAGCTGTGCGTGACGGGGAAGTCTCGGCAACACTGAAGAGATCGCAGCGAGCTCACGTTCAGCGACGCGACTGCCCGTGAGAAAGCGCCAGGACTCGCGTGCAAACGGTAGCGGCAGCAACAGCGCGAGCCCAAGCAAGGCCAGAGCGAGGCGTTCACGGTTTCGCTCGGCGGCTTTGCGCAACAGCCAAACGCTACCCACGCCGACGAACACCGCCGCGAACGTCTCGCCAATGAAGGCGTTGATCAGGCTGACGGGATAGTTCGTGCCGAGCGTCCTTCCGGCGTAGTTCGTCAGCGTCGGATGGGTGACGAGCGCCAGATAGCCGAGCGCCCAGAGTGAAGAACGGCGACGCGCGGCGACGACCAAGCCAACCAGCATCAACAAGCCGAGCGCCGGGGGTAGAAAGCGCGCGTCGAAGAACAGATGATACGCCCGAGGCTCGAGGTGAGGGTTGGCGCTCTGTGAGATTGCTGCGCGGAAAATGCTAATCGCTTCCAAGCTCAGGCCTGCCAAGAGGGCGACCGCCGGGAGCTGCCACGCTGAAGGGAGCCACCAGCGCGTGCCTTTGCGGACCATCGAGGGTCCGAGCCAGGCGAGGGGCAACGCAGTGAGCAGGACCAGATTCGAGTTCACGGCGAGGGACAGCAGGCAGGTCGCTGCGGCCCCAGCGAGAAGGCGGTTTGCGCGGGAACCGCGCTGGGTTTCAGCTGTCGCGAGCCCGGCGCCAAACAGGCAGACCAAGACATAGGGCCACGGCGTGCCCGCGACGGCGACCCGGATCCAAAGTGGGTTCAGACACATCGCGGCCAGCGCACACAGCCCCGCGCGCCGCGCGTCATTCGGAGTCCAACCCAGCGCGAGCAGGGACCCGATGAGCCACTGGCGAGCGAGCAGGGCCGCGAACAGCGAAGCCACCAGGGTGAACCGACAGAGGTTCCTTACCCCATAGGGGAAGGTATGCAGCAGCGGGCCATAGGCCTTGAAGAAACCGGGGACCCAGCCTGGGCCGGCGGGATCCCGGGAGCAGTCCAAAGACCAAGCGCAGTCCGCTCGAGCGACGTAGCTGTTGTGTTCGTGCAGCGGCAGCGCAGCGGTCAATGCGAGAGCGATCAGCGTGGCAGCTAGGCACAGAGAAGCACCTACGAGCAGCTCTCGACGACGCGCTCTCCAGTCTATTTCCTTGAGGCAACGAACGGAGTGGGCGACCAGCCAGCCAAGCCCGAACAGCATGACCGCGACCCACAAGGCGCGAGGCGGACCTTGAGACTTCGGCGAGTCGGGAGCGACTGTTGGCTGAACGTCCGTCCAAACCGTGTCGCGCGCGTTATCTCGCTCCAGCGCGAGCGCCTCCGCAGAGCTTTTCCAGCGTGCCTGTTGAGCGTCGCTGCAAGCAGCGCTGCCGCACTTCAGCACCACGCCAGGCGCTAACTCGTTCTCTACCCAGCGCTGAGCGTGGACGACGAGCTCCACGTCGTCTGGTGCCGTCAGCATCACGCGCACCACGTCGTACTCGATGCGGATGTCGTACTTCAGCTTCTCGTCTGGCGTCGCTTCTCCGGCATCGAGCGCCCGCTGCACCAGCGCGAGCACGATCGCCTCGCGCCCTGGCGGGATCACCTCGGCACTTCGCGCGACGCCAGGCGCGAATAGGATCAGCGCGGCGAGCGCTGCGCCCCAGAGCCACGCAGCTGTGCGCCCCGCCATACCAGGCTCATACCGAGAGTCGGCGGTGCTTGTCAGCTGCGATTGGGGCACGCCCGGAATGCTTGACGATTGCAGCGCGCAGCTAGCAGTCGCGTGAGCGGGATTGACCTCTCGCAGTTTTGAGAGTGATTCTCGGGGGGATGACTCCCGTGGAAAACGCGCTCGACGAATGGCCCAGCTTCACCATGGTTCCTGAGGACGACACCCTGCCGTTGTCCAAGCGGCCCTCAGGGCAGACGCTCTCGCGGCATATCTGGTGGGATGGGGAGCTGCGTGAGGCAGAGCCCATGAGCGTTCACTACTACTCCAACGCTCTGCACTACGGAACCGCAGTGTTCGAAGGCATTCGCTGTTACCCCACGGATAAGGGGCCGGCGTTGTTCCGCTTGAAGGAGCACATCCAACGCTTGCTTCACTCGGCGCGACTGTACGGCATGGTGGTGCCTTTCTCCGAGCAGCAGCTGGTGGATGGCGCTGTCGCCGTGACCCGTGAGAATCAAATCGAAAACGGCTACCTGCGCCCCTTGGCGTTCTTCGGTCCTGGCCCCATCGACTTGAAGCCAAAGCGGGAGTGCCCAGTGCGCGCCTTCATTGCCGCGCGGGAGCTTGGATCATTTTTGGGGGAGGGTGCGCTGCGGAACGGGATTCGCGTGACGGTATCTTCCTGGCGCAAGTTCCATCACACCATGCTGCCGACCATGGCCAAGGCGAGTGGTCACTACGCAAACTCGGTGCTCGCGGCTCACGAGGCCCTTGATCGGGGTTATGACGACGCGCTGCTGTTGAACCACGATGGCACCGTCTCGAGCGCCACCGGCGAGAACGTCTTCTTCGTGCGCCACGGCCACCTCTACACGAACGACGAGAGCTCCTCGATCGTCCCTGGGATCACCCGCGACACCGTGTTGAAGCTCGCTCAGGAGCTTCAGGTG from the Polyangiaceae bacterium genome contains:
- a CDS encoding branched-chain amino acid transaminase, with the protein product MTPVENALDEWPSFTMVPEDDTLPLSKRPSGQTLSRHIWWDGELREAEPMSVHYYSNALHYGTAVFEGIRCYPTDKGPALFRLKEHIQRLLHSARLYGMVVPFSEQQLVDGAVAVTRENQIENGYLRPLAFFGPGPIDLKPKRECPVRAFIAARELGSFLGEGALRNGIRVTVSSWRKFHHTMLPTMAKASGHYANSVLAAHEALDRGYDDALLLNHDGTVSSATGENVFFVRHGHLYTNDESSSIVPGITRDTVLKLAQELQVPVTVKSFTREEMLRADEVFLTGTAAEVTPVREIDGIEFRTGKKTFGATFQRAYLRVVTGKTAEHAGWLTHVN